The Candidatus Binataceae bacterium genome window below encodes:
- a CDS encoding response regulator transcription factor, with product MNEATAQQTRPASRHRILLVEDERDIRELVRYSLEQEGFVVDEASDADSALERVSRRAPDLIVLDVMLPGMSGLELCRRMRAQPQTAAMPILMLTAKGAEVDRVLGLEMGADDYVVKPFSPREVLARIRALLRRARLLTEPGEVGGFERGRLKMDFGTYEAFIDGRRVEMTLREFELLRFFVQHPLRVYTREQLLDLVWGRDTFVEPRTVDVHVRRLRRHIEKDDANPELILTVRSVGYRFNPETLG from the coding sequence ATGAATGAAGCAACCGCACAGCAGACGCGTCCCGCTTCCCGCCATCGTATCCTCCTGGTCGAGGACGAACGCGACATTCGCGAACTGGTGCGCTACAGCCTCGAGCAGGAGGGCTTCGTCGTGGACGAAGCCTCCGACGCCGACAGCGCGCTCGAACGCGTCAGCCGCCGCGCGCCCGACCTGATCGTGCTCGACGTGATGCTGCCCGGGATGTCCGGACTCGAACTGTGCCGCCGGATGCGCGCGCAGCCGCAAACGGCCGCGATGCCGATTCTGATGCTCACGGCCAAGGGCGCCGAGGTCGACCGCGTGCTCGGCCTCGAGATGGGGGCCGACGACTACGTGGTGAAGCCCTTCAGCCCGCGCGAGGTGCTCGCGCGCATCCGCGCGCTGCTGCGCCGGGCGCGGCTGCTCACCGAGCCGGGCGAGGTCGGCGGCTTCGAACGCGGACGGCTCAAGATGGACTTCGGCACTTACGAGGCCTTTATCGACGGGCGCCGGGTCGAGATGACGCTGCGCGAGTTCGAGCTGCTGCGGTTCTTCGTGCAGCATCCGCTGCGCGTGTACACCCGCGAGCAGCTGCTCGATCTCGTCTGGGGGCGCGACACCTTCGTCGAGCCGCGCACGGTTGACGTTCACGTACGACGCCTGCGCCGCCATATCGAAAAAGACGACGCCAATCCCGAATTGATCCTGACCGTCCGCAGCGTCGGTTATCGCTTCAATCCGGAAACGCTTGGGTAA
- a CDS encoding serine hydrolase domain-containing protein: protein MNNFKTVADAILNRLVTSSPRVPGVVAMATDRRGNFYEGAAGQRAMGGAAMTTDSVFAIFSTTKAITGMAVLQAAEEGKLDLDAPAKNYVPDIGKLQVIDGFDGAGKPLLRAPRRDITTRMLMLHTAGLAYEFSNETYYRLAHEHGQPSVITGTKASIMTPLLFDPGERWEYGSNIDWCGQVVESVRGKRLGEVFAERIFAPLGMKDTGFALSASMRSRLADVHARGADGSLTPMNFVLPQEPEIHMGGHGLYATVGDYMRFIRAWLNDGMGENGRVLQAETVRMAAKNGLGEKKIKMLPGVDRTLLNDAEFFPGLSKSWALTFMVNDTEAPTGRPAGAIGWAGLGNLFYWIDRQNGVGGFWATQILPFGDAVSFTGYVDFEAAVYKSLEGNKAA, encoded by the coding sequence ATGAACAATTTCAAAACGGTCGCCGACGCCATCCTGAATCGTCTCGTCACTTCCAGCCCGCGCGTTCCTGGCGTGGTCGCGATGGCGACCGACCGGCGCGGCAATTTCTACGAAGGCGCCGCCGGCCAGCGCGCGATGGGTGGCGCCGCCATGACCACCGATAGCGTCTTCGCCATCTTCTCGACCACCAAGGCGATCACCGGGATGGCAGTGCTGCAGGCGGCCGAGGAGGGGAAGCTCGATCTCGACGCGCCGGCGAAAAACTATGTGCCCGATATCGGCAAGCTGCAAGTAATCGACGGCTTCGACGGCGCGGGCAAACCTCTATTGCGCGCGCCGCGCCGCGACATCACGACGCGGATGCTGATGCTGCATACGGCGGGGTTGGCTTACGAGTTTTCCAATGAGACTTACTACCGTCTCGCCCATGAGCACGGGCAGCCCAGCGTCATCACCGGGACGAAGGCGTCGATTATGACGCCGTTGCTGTTCGACCCGGGCGAACGATGGGAATACGGGAGCAACATCGATTGGTGCGGGCAGGTGGTCGAGAGCGTGCGCGGCAAACGGCTCGGCGAGGTGTTCGCGGAGCGCATCTTCGCGCCGCTCGGGATGAAGGACACCGGGTTTGCGCTTTCCGCATCGATGCGCTCGCGCCTGGCCGACGTTCACGCGCGCGGCGCCGACGGTTCATTGACGCCAATGAATTTTGTGCTGCCGCAGGAGCCCGAAATCCACATGGGCGGGCATGGGCTCTACGCGACCGTCGGCGATTACATGCGGTTCATCCGCGCATGGCTCAACGACGGGATGGGCGAAAACGGGCGCGTGCTGCAAGCTGAAACCGTCCGCATGGCCGCGAAGAACGGGCTTGGCGAGAAGAAGATCAAGATGCTGCCGGGCGTGGATCGCACGCTGCTCAACGATGCCGAGTTTTTTCCGGGGCTCTCGAAATCGTGGGCGCTGACCTTCATGGTCAACGACACCGAAGCGCCGACCGGGCGGCCGGCGGGAGCGATCGGATGGGCCGGCCTGGGCAATCTCTTCTACTGGATCGATCGGCAAAACGGCGTCGGCGGTTTTTGGGCGACGCAAATTCTGCCCTTCGGCGACGCGGTATCGTTTACGGGCTACGTCGATTTCGAGGCCGCGGTTTATAAGAGCCTGGAGGGGAACAAGGCCGCGTGA
- a CDS encoding type II toxin-antitoxin system HigB family toxin gives MRVISAKPLKAFAAKHPNAAASLSAWKKLMLGGTFRNLVELKQTFGSVDMVPVKGRDLYVFDIGGNKYRLVAAIHFNTQKLFVRHVLTHPEYDAGGWKK, from the coding sequence GTGAGGGTAATCTCAGCGAAACCGCTAAAGGCCTTCGCTGCCAAGCATCCCAATGCTGCTGCGTCGTTGAGCGCATGGAAGAAGCTGATGCTAGGAGGTACCTTTCGCAACCTGGTCGAGCTGAAGCAAACGTTCGGCAGCGTCGACATGGTTCCTGTAAAGGGCCGCGACTTATATGTTTTCGACATCGGCGGCAACAAATATCGACTGGTCGCCGCTATCCACTTCAACACGCAAAAGCTGTTCGTGCGCCATGTGCTGACCCATCCAGAATATGATGCAGGAGGATGGAAAAAATGA
- a CDS encoding ATP-binding protein, with protein MGNSIKLRLAAAVLLTLVPPAILLGAMLAAGRLAWPWALVALGAGLVIGMIATSAIAGAWTRSTERVEEAAAALEERRPPAHLHDEGADAMGLAEHRLLEVADKVARELEGLAEQRDEFEAILRSMTEAVVVTGRRGDVVLVNGAARGMFALDSETDYGGRAFVELCRDPRLQEFVALSMSAGAEDGMVSAEFQIQSPAPHYLSANAAPVRTNGGAAAAWVLVFHDITQLKSYETVRADFIANLTHEIRTPLSALCGYAETLVAGVEDRDTQRRFLGIIERQSRRLARLIDDLITLSDLERGLSPLRLEPLELRRVADEAVELMRERAERQGVALETRYADEVVEVDGDRDRLNQVVINLIDNAIKYTPRDGRVTIEVRAARQAEAGKEPREGVELAVADSGEGIPAADIPRLTERFYRVDRARSRELGGTGLGLAIVKHIVQLHRGTLRIESRLREGTTVTIWLPAASAPQQSA; from the coding sequence TTGGGTAACTCGATAAAGCTCCGCCTCGCGGCGGCGGTGCTCCTGACGCTCGTGCCGCCGGCCATCCTGCTCGGCGCGATGCTCGCCGCGGGACGGCTGGCGTGGCCGTGGGCGCTCGTCGCGCTCGGGGCCGGTCTCGTCATCGGCATGATCGCGACTTCCGCCATCGCCGGAGCCTGGACGCGCAGCACGGAGCGGGTCGAGGAGGCCGCCGCGGCGCTCGAGGAGCGCCGCCCGCCCGCCCATCTGCATGACGAGGGCGCTGACGCGATGGGCCTTGCGGAGCATCGGCTGCTCGAGGTCGCCGACAAGGTCGCGCGCGAGCTCGAAGGCCTGGCCGAGCAGCGTGACGAGTTCGAGGCCATCCTGCGCAGCATGACCGAAGCGGTGGTGGTGACCGGGCGGCGCGGCGACGTGGTGCTGGTCAACGGCGCGGCGCGTGGAATGTTTGCGCTCGACTCCGAGACCGACTACGGCGGCCGCGCCTTCGTCGAGTTGTGCCGCGACCCGCGCCTGCAGGAATTCGTCGCGCTCTCGATGAGCGCGGGGGCGGAAGACGGGATGGTCAGCGCCGAGTTTCAGATTCAAAGCCCGGCGCCGCACTATCTTTCCGCCAACGCCGCGCCCGTGCGCACCAACGGCGGCGCCGCGGCGGCCTGGGTGCTGGTCTTTCATGACATCACGCAGCTCAAGTCGTACGAGACCGTGCGCGCCGACTTTATCGCCAATCTCACGCATGAAATCCGCACGCCCCTGAGCGCCCTGTGCGGCTACGCCGAAACCCTGGTCGCCGGCGTCGAGGACCGCGACACGCAGCGCCGCTTTCTCGGCATCATCGAGCGCCAGTCGCGCCGCCTCGCGCGGCTCATCGACGACCTGATCACGCTCTCCGACCTCGAACGCGGGCTCTCGCCGCTCAGGCTCGAACCGCTCGAGCTGCGCCGCGTCGCCGACGAGGCGGTCGAATTGATGCGCGAGCGGGCCGAGCGCCAGGGCGTGGCCCTGGAGACCCGTTACGCCGACGAAGTGGTGGAAGTGGATGGCGATCGCGACCGCCTGAACCAGGTCGTCATCAATCTGATCGATAACGCGATCAAGTACACGCCGCGCGACGGCCGCGTCACGATCGAGGTGCGCGCCGCCCGCCAGGCCGAAGCGGGCAAGGAGCCGCGCGAGGGCGTCGAGCTTGCGGTCGCCGACAGCGGCGAAGGCATCCCGGCGGCCGACATCCCGCGGCTCACCGAGCGCTTTTACCGCGTGGATCGCGCCCGCTCCCGTGAACTCGGCGGTACCGGGCTCGGCCTCGCGATCGTCAAGCACATCGTGCAGCTTCATCGCGGAACGCTGCGCATCGAGAGCCGCTTGCGCGAGGGCACCACGGTAACCATATGGCTGCCGGCGGCGTCCGCGCCGCAACAATCGGCCTGA
- a CDS encoding circadian clock KaiB family protein, protein MGNLRRLPARKKSRLASKRRAPEFVLRLFTTGTTPRSTRAIRNLRAICEGLIKGRYRLEVVDIYQQPGRASESDIIAAPTLVKEEPPPLCRMVGDLSDRDKVISNLAISSKRAK, encoded by the coding sequence ATGGGAAACCTGCGTCGCCTGCCCGCCCGCAAGAAGTCCCGGCTCGCTTCCAAGCGCAGGGCGCCTGAATTCGTTCTTCGCCTGTTCACGACCGGCACGACGCCGCGCTCGACTCGCGCCATCCGCAATCTGCGCGCCATCTGTGAAGGCCTGATCAAAGGGCGCTACCGGCTCGAGGTCGTCGACATCTACCAGCAGCCCGGGCGTGCGAGCGAGTCCGACATTATCGCGGCGCCTACGCTGGTCAAGGAGGAGCCGCCGCCGCTGTGCCGAATGGTCGGCGACTTGTCCGACCGCGACAAGGTCATCTCGAACCTCGCCATCAGCTCGAAACGTGCCAAATGA
- the pstA gene encoding phosphate ABC transporter permease PstA: protein MSATSAIRTRRTIWRKMKSDLMMGVTVLATVITLLPLFIILAYLFAKGASSLNLAFFTHMPAPVGEKGGGMANAIVGTLELIGLASLIGVPTGIGAGLYLAAHRGGRLAAAARFGADVMMGVPSIVVGIFAYAVLVRPMNGFSTLAGAVALAVIMIPLVTRTTEEMLLLVPHELREAALALGVPAWRTTLWVVARTAASGIATGAILAIARIAGETAPLLFTAFGNRFWSTSLTEPISSLTVQVYTYAISPFPDWQRQAWAGALVLTTIVLALELGVRWVTRGDTRVAR, encoded by the coding sequence TTGAGCGCCACGTCTGCCATCCGCACGCGCCGGACGATCTGGCGCAAAATGAAGAGCGACCTGATGATGGGCGTGACCGTGCTCGCGACCGTCATCACCCTGCTCCCGCTGTTCATCATCCTGGCCTACCTGTTCGCCAAGGGAGCTTCGAGCCTTAATCTCGCGTTCTTCACCCATATGCCGGCGCCGGTGGGTGAAAAGGGTGGCGGGATGGCCAACGCAATCGTCGGCACGCTCGAGCTTATCGGGCTCGCGAGCCTGATCGGGGTGCCGACGGGGATCGGCGCGGGACTCTACCTCGCGGCCCATCGCGGCGGCCGTTTGGCCGCCGCGGCGCGTTTTGGCGCCGACGTGATGATGGGGGTGCCGTCGATCGTGGTCGGAATCTTCGCCTACGCGGTCCTGGTGCGGCCGATGAACGGGTTTTCAACCCTGGCCGGCGCAGTGGCGCTCGCGGTGATCATGATTCCGCTGGTGACGCGAACGACCGAAGAGATGCTGTTGCTGGTGCCGCACGAACTGCGCGAGGCCGCGCTGGCCCTGGGCGTGCCGGCCTGGCGCACGACCTTGTGGGTGGTGGCGCGCACGGCGGCCAGCGGAATCGCCACCGGCGCCATTCTCGCGATCGCCCGGATCGCGGGCGAGACCGCGCCGCTGCTGTTTACGGCCTTCGGCAACCGTTTCTGGTCGACTTCGCTGACCGAGCCGATCTCCTCGCTCACGGTGCAGGTCTATACCTACGCGATTTCACCGTTTCCCGACTGGCAGCGCCAGGCCTGGGCGGGAGCGCTCGTCCTCACGACCATCGTACTGGCGCTGGAGTTGGGCGTAAGATGGGTGACACGAGGAGATACGCGGGTCGCGCGCTAG
- the phoU gene encoding phosphate signaling complex protein PhoU, with product MDSLQPQHTNRQYEEDLRALRGSLLKMGGLVERQIAEAMESLVNRDTPKARETIARDAEVNRLDVETDEQCIRLLALHQPAASDLRFITTGLKITTDLERIGDNAVNICERVLELNEEPQLKPYLDLPRMAAAAQSMLKDSLDAFLRDDAELAEEVIARDDEVDQLNYQMYRELLSYMAEDPHTIPRATRLLFISKYLERIADHATNIAEMVVYMVKGRTIRHMDKKKHE from the coding sequence ATGGACAGCTTGCAGCCGCAGCATACCAACCGCCAGTACGAGGAGGACCTGCGCGCCCTGCGCGGCAGCCTGCTCAAGATGGGCGGCCTGGTCGAACGCCAGATTGCCGAGGCGATGGAATCGCTGGTCAACCGCGATACGCCCAAGGCGCGCGAGACCATCGCCCGCGACGCCGAGGTCAATCGCCTCGACGTCGAGACCGACGAGCAGTGCATCCGGCTCCTCGCGCTCCATCAGCCGGCGGCGAGCGACCTCCGCTTCATCACCACCGGGCTCAAGATTACCACCGACCTCGAGCGCATCGGCGACAATGCCGTCAACATCTGCGAGCGCGTGCTCGAGCTCAACGAAGAGCCGCAGCTCAAACCCTACCTCGACCTGCCGCGGATGGCGGCGGCGGCGCAATCGATGCTGAAGGACAGCCTCGACGCGTTCCTGCGCGATGACGCCGAACTGGCCGAGGAAGTGATTGCGCGAGACGACGAGGTCGATCAGCTGAACTACCAGATGTACCGCGAGCTGCTCTCCTACATGGCCGAGGACCCGCACACCATCCCCCGCGCCACCCGCTTGCTGTTCATCTCGAAGTACCTGGAACGGATCGCCGACCACGCGACGAATATAGCCGAGATGGTCGTCTACATGGTCAAGGGACGGACCATCCGCCACATGGACAAAAAGAAACATGAATGA
- a CDS encoding response regulator, with product MTRSPQILLIEDDSDLADAIVEVLQTEGYRVIHAPDGRAALRMLSDGRVPQMILLDLMMPNMDGWEFRSEQLRDPRLAKIPVVVLSASGDGARPISAKLMLRKPVTLETLVAAVRKFVQPS from the coding sequence TTGACTCGCTCGCCTCAAATCCTGCTGATAGAAGACGACTCCGACCTCGCCGACGCCATCGTCGAAGTCCTTCAGACCGAAGGCTATAGGGTAATTCACGCTCCCGATGGAAGGGCTGCGCTCCGGATGCTTTCGGACGGCAGGGTGCCCCAGATGATTCTGCTCGACCTGATGATGCCCAACATGGATGGCTGGGAATTTCGGAGCGAGCAGCTTCGCGACCCGCGGCTCGCGAAGATCCCGGTGGTGGTGCTGAGCGCGAGCGGCGACGGCGCCCGCCCGATCTCTGCCAAGCTGATGCTGCGCAAGCCAGTCACGCTCGAGACCCTGGTTGCGGCTGTGCGGAAGTTCGTCCAGCCCTCGTAA
- a CDS encoding nuclear transport factor 2 family protein — MTPREEIEEIVNRETRAWDTQHADLLLSVFHLDMVWPWPPTADSHDPQDWVMVMGRFNRQRWGDSWRRLFATCRLIHNRRQIRRIEISAEGDAAFAVVDIDTLWRSDNGETSHWAGRVCKVYAKVGAEWKMTMHTGVLRFPRRSKA, encoded by the coding sequence ATGACACCACGCGAAGAGATCGAAGAGATCGTCAATCGCGAAACCCGTGCCTGGGATACTCAGCACGCTGATCTGCTTCTGAGCGTCTTCCACCTCGACATGGTTTGGCCCTGGCCGCCAACCGCGGATTCTCACGATCCGCAAGATTGGGTCATGGTCATGGGACGCTTCAACCGCCAGCGTTGGGGAGATTCATGGCGTCGACTATTCGCAACTTGCAGACTGATCCACAACCGCCGACAGATCCGCAGGATCGAAATCTCAGCCGAGGGTGATGCTGCTTTTGCAGTGGTCGATATTGACACGCTATGGCGCTCGGACAATGGCGAAACCTCACATTGGGCCGGGCGCGTTTGCAAGGTCTATGCGAAAGTAGGCGCCGAATGGAAGATGACGATGCATACCGGAGTTCTGCGGTTTCCGCGGCGCTCGAAAGCTTAG
- a CDS encoding circadian clock KaiB family protein translates to MKKKSTASKHPARAASAKKRVSGTPARSAGDEFWRMRLYVAGQSPRSTAAIRNLRAICDAHMPGRYEVEIVDLMRHPEQAKTDQIVAIPTLVKKLPVPIRHIIGDLSQTERVLISLELRLA, encoded by the coding sequence GTGAAGAAAAAAAGTACTGCATCAAAGCACCCCGCGCGGGCGGCCTCAGCCAAGAAGCGTGTCTCCGGAACGCCCGCACGATCGGCCGGGGACGAATTCTGGCGCATGCGACTGTATGTTGCGGGGCAATCGCCGCGCTCGACTGCCGCGATCAGAAATCTCCGCGCGATCTGTGATGCCCATATGCCCGGACGTTATGAAGTCGAGATCGTCGATCTGATGCGCCATCCGGAACAAGCCAAGACCGACCAGATTGTCGCCATCCCTACCCTGGTAAAGAAGCTTCCGGTCCCGATCCGTCACATCATCGGTGACCTTTCCCAGACTGAGCGCGTGCTGATAAGTTTGGAGTTGAGACTGGCCTGA
- the pstC gene encoding phosphate ABC transporter permease subunit PstC has protein sequence MAARPARVGSFRVHLFGDRFFNLVTLLLTLVGLSILVGLAIALVVDSSPSIRAFGWSFVVSTDWDPVNEKFGALPFIYGTLVSSTIALAIAVPLSLGVGLCLSEMAPAWLGRRLGFMVELLAAIPSVVYGLWAIFVLGPWLRDHIEPVLGKALGFTPLFQGPRVSVSMLCAGVLLAIMVVPYIAAVCTDVFRAVPQSQREAALALGATRWEMVRIAVLPYGLSGVIGAIMLGLGRALGETIAVAMVIGNSPQISASLFAPSATLASVIANEFTEATSTLYLSSLVELGLVLLVVGLVLNVVARALVLGATQRRFEEDN, from the coding sequence GTGGCCGCGCGCCCGGCGCGCGTCGGCTCTTTTCGCGTCCACTTGTTCGGCGATCGGTTCTTTAACCTGGTCACCCTTCTGCTGACGCTGGTCGGACTCAGCATTCTGGTCGGCCTTGCAATCGCGCTGGTGGTCGATTCCTCGCCTTCGATCAGAGCCTTCGGCTGGTCCTTCGTCGTCAGCACTGACTGGGACCCGGTCAATGAGAAGTTCGGCGCGTTGCCGTTCATTTACGGAACGCTGGTCTCCTCGACCATCGCCCTGGCCATCGCCGTGCCGCTCAGCCTCGGGGTCGGACTCTGCCTGAGCGAGATGGCGCCGGCGTGGCTCGGCCGGCGGCTCGGCTTCATGGTCGAGTTGCTGGCCGCAATACCTTCCGTCGTGTATGGGCTGTGGGCGATTTTCGTCCTGGGCCCATGGCTGCGCGACCATATCGAACCGGTGCTGGGCAAGGCGCTTGGATTCACGCCGCTCTTTCAGGGTCCGCGCGTCTCGGTAAGCATGCTGTGCGCCGGCGTCCTGCTTGCGATCATGGTGGTGCCGTATATTGCCGCGGTCTGCACCGACGTCTTTCGCGCCGTGCCGCAGTCCCAGCGCGAGGCCGCGCTGGCGCTGGGCGCGACGCGCTGGGAAATGGTGCGGATCGCCGTCCTGCCGTACGGACTTTCGGGCGTGATCGGGGCGATCATGCTGGGTCTGGGTCGCGCGCTCGGCGAGACCATCGCGGTTGCGATGGTGATCGGCAATTCCCCGCAGATATCGGCGTCGCTGTTTGCGCCCTCGGCCACGCTCGCCAGCGTGATCGCCAACGAGTTCACCGAGGCGACCTCGACGCTGTACCTCTCGTCGCTGGTCGAACTGGGCCTGGTGTTGCTGGTAGTCGGACTCGTGCTCAACGTTGTCGCGCGAGCGCTGGTGCTGGGCGCGACGCAGCGCCGTTTCGAGGAGGACAATTGA
- the pstB gene encoding phosphate ABC transporter ATP-binding protein PstB: MAEKLVARHLSAYFGQTRALHDITLAFPANMMTAIIGPSGCGKSTLVRCLNRMHEVVAGARTEGEVMLDGEDIYAPGIDPVQVRRRIGMVFQKPTPFPTMSIEDNVAAGLRLNGVALKRPERDRIVERSLRQAALWDEVKERLRRPGASLSGGQQQRLCVARALAVEPEVLLMDEPCSALDPISTARIEELLLELKANYTIVLVTHNMQQAARTADLTAFLYTGDLIEFGETRQIFTNPARRETEDYITGRFG; encoded by the coding sequence ATGGCCGAAAAGCTGGTCGCACGTCATCTGAGCGCCTACTTCGGGCAAACCCGCGCGCTGCACGACATCACCCTGGCGTTTCCGGCCAACATGATGACGGCGATCATCGGGCCCTCGGGATGCGGCAAGTCGACGCTGGTGCGATGCCTCAACCGGATGCACGAAGTAGTCGCCGGCGCGCGCACCGAGGGTGAGGTGATGCTCGACGGTGAAGACATCTACGCGCCCGGCATCGATCCGGTACAGGTGCGGCGACGGATCGGGATGGTGTTCCAGAAGCCGACGCCGTTTCCGACCATGTCGATCGAAGACAACGTGGCCGCGGGCCTCAGGCTCAACGGTGTCGCGCTCAAGCGCCCGGAGCGCGATCGAATCGTCGAGCGGAGCCTGCGCCAGGCGGCCCTATGGGATGAAGTCAAGGAGCGTCTGCGCCGCCCCGGCGCGAGCCTCTCGGGCGGCCAGCAGCAGCGGCTGTGCGTCGCGCGGGCGCTCGCCGTCGAACCCGAAGTGCTGCTGATGGACGAGCCGTGCTCGGCGCTCGACCCGATCTCGACCGCGCGCATCGAGGAGCTCTTGTTGGAGCTCAAGGCCAATTACACAATCGTGCTGGTAACGCATAACATGCAGCAGGCCGCTCGCACGGCGGACCTTACTGCCTTTCTGTACACCGGGGATCTGATCGAATTCGGCGAGACCCGGCAAATCTTCACCAACCCGGCCCGCCGCGAGACCGAAGACTACATCACCGGGCGTTTCGGCTAA
- a CDS encoding PAS domain-containing sensor histidine kinase produces the protein MKTGRTPIKFELDELRRRLQEAEETLDAIRSGEVDALVVSGPEGEQVFTLRGAEHPYRVLVESMNEGAASLAPDGTILYCNGAFARMIDTPLDTVMGHKIGEFVEAGETEALAALIERGCSSAIRSEMSLRYRTGVILPTQISLNPVKMDGSPLIAVVLTDLSERQRREEAQEAIRLRDEFLSIASHELRTPLSTLMLQLALLERLDANADPSRFAQSVAKARNQADRMTELTNRLLDVTRIASGKLELDVANHDLGEIVADLVEQMSEEAGKARCEFRLKIENSVIVRCDRFRIEQAILNVLSNALKYAPGHPVSLVVERQGADGVMMVEDRGVGIDPDALTRIFNRFERAASQSGGLGLGLYIAREIVTQHGGSIRAERREGGGSRFCITMPLSIMP, from the coding sequence ATGAAAACCGGGCGCACCCCGATCAAATTCGAGCTCGATGAATTGCGCCGACGGCTGCAGGAGGCCGAGGAGACCCTCGACGCCATCCGCAGCGGTGAGGTTGACGCGCTCGTCGTCTCCGGACCGGAGGGCGAGCAGGTCTTCACCTTGCGCGGCGCGGAACATCCGTATCGCGTGCTGGTGGAGTCGATGAATGAAGGCGCGGCGTCTCTCGCTCCCGACGGCACTATCCTGTATTGCAATGGCGCATTCGCCCGCATGATCGATACGCCGCTCGACACCGTTATGGGTCATAAGATCGGCGAGTTCGTGGAGGCCGGGGAAACAGAAGCTCTCGCTGCCCTCATCGAGCGCGGGTGCTCGAGTGCGATCAGGTCGGAAATGTCGCTCCGGTACCGCACGGGCGTCATCCTGCCGACCCAGATTTCGCTCAACCCGGTCAAGATGGACGGCAGCCCGCTGATCGCCGTCGTGCTAACCGACTTGAGCGAGCGCCAGCGCCGGGAAGAAGCGCAGGAGGCAATCCGGCTGCGCGATGAGTTCCTTTCGATCGCGTCGCATGAGCTACGGACTCCCCTCAGCACGCTAATGCTTCAGCTCGCCTTGCTCGAGCGTCTGGACGCCAATGCCGATCCGAGCCGCTTCGCTCAGAGCGTTGCAAAGGCCCGCAATCAAGCTGACCGGATGACGGAACTGACCAACCGGTTGCTCGATGTCACTCGCATCGCGAGCGGCAAGCTCGAGTTGGACGTCGCCAACCACGACCTCGGCGAAATCGTCGCGGACCTGGTCGAGCAGATGTCGGAAGAGGCAGGCAAGGCGCGGTGCGAATTTCGTCTCAAGATAGAGAACAGCGTCATCGTCCGATGCGATCGCTTTCGCATCGAGCAGGCGATCCTCAACGTGCTTTCAAATGCGCTCAAATATGCGCCGGGGCATCCGGTTTCGCTGGTAGTTGAGCGTCAAGGCGCGGACGGCGTCATGATGGTCGAAGACCGCGGGGTGGGAATCGATCCCGATGCGCTGACGCGCATCTTCAATCGTTTCGAGCGGGCGGCATCGCAGAGCGGCGGCCTTGGCCTGGGACTGTACATCGCGCGCGAAATCGTCACTCAGCATGGCGGCTCGATCCGTGCGGAACGCCGCGAAGGGGGCGGCTCCCGCTTTTGCATTACGATGCCACTTTCAATCATGCCGTAG